A window of the Pangasianodon hypophthalmus isolate fPanHyp1 chromosome 12, fPanHyp1.pri, whole genome shotgun sequence genome harbors these coding sequences:
- the LOC113547472 gene encoding ADP-ribosylhydrolase ARH1, with protein sequence MARPAALEHYKAGMLLSGVGDALGYRNQLWEYNQSGPAIHQELQELGGLKNITVQLPDWPVSDDTVLHLATAEALATGKEGEDLLHEVASRYVEGMKDMEGRKPGPSSILGVSQLRPGTEGGYRISYNPEGTGCGAAMRSMCIGLRYPQPEQLSSLVTVAMETGRMTHPHPTGFLGAVASALFTAYAIQRRPITTWGLGLLKEACPIAKEFVKSAGYAVPETERDWGYFTEKWEWYLELRGLSLGTGPVVFPDRYGPAERDEAYKSFSLSGWAGRSGHDAPMIALDALLGAGSNWEELMSRAGFHGGDSDSTAVIACCCWGLMYRMEGVPECNYTNLEYRNRLENSAEKLYALSH encoded by the exons ATGGCCCG TCCTGCTGCACTTGAGCATTATAAGGCCGGCATGTTGCTGAGCGGAGTTGGAGATGCTCTGGGTTACAGGAATCAGCTGTGGGAATACAACCAGTCCGGCCCAGCCATCCATCAG GAACTACAGGAGCTTGGAGGACTAAAGAACATCACTGTTCAACTTCCTGATTGGCCAGTCAGTGATGATACGGTCCTCCACCTGGCCACCGCTGAAGCTTTAGCCACAG GAAAGGAAGGAGAGGACCTGCTGCATGAGGTGGCATCTCGGTATGTGGAGGGTATGAAAGACATGGAGGGGAGGAAACCGGGACCATCGAGCATCCTGG GTGTGTCTCAGTTAAGACCAGGTACTGAAGGGGGCTACAGAATATCTTACAATCCAGAAGGGACAGGATGTGGAGCTGCCATGAGGTCCATGTGCATTGGTTTGAG ATACCCTCAACCGGAGCAGCTGTCATCTTTGGTCACGGTTGCCATGGAGACCGGCAGAATGACCCACCCTCATCCAACCGGATTCCTCGGTGCCGTTGCTTCTGCACTGTTCACAGCTTACGCCATCCAGCGCCGTCCAATCACAACTTGGGGGCTGGGCTTATTGAAGGAAGCTTGTCCAATAGCGAAGGAGTTTGTGAAGTCGGCAGGATACGCCGTTCCTGAGACGGAGAGAGACTGGGGATACTTCACGGAGAAATGGGAATG gTATCTTGAATTGAGGGGTTTGTCATTAGGTACTGGTCCAGTGGTGTTTCCTGACCGATATGGACCGGCCGAACGCGACGAGGCATATAAGAGCTTCAGCCTCTCTGGATGGGCAGGACGAAGCGGTCACGACGCACCGATGATAGCTCTGGATGCTCTACTGGGGGCGGGGTCAAACTGGGAGGAGTTAATGAGCCGTGCAGGTTTCCACGGAG GAGACAGCGACAGCACGGCGGTCATAGCGTGCTGCTGTTGGGGTCTGATGTACCGGATGGAGGGAGTGCCCGAGTGTAACTACACCAACCTGGAGTACAGGAACCGGCTGGAGAACAGTGCTGAGAAACTTTATGCGCTATCACACTGA